TGGGGTATTGCAATGGACTACGATCCTAGCAACAACAAACTCAATTGGGGAAGCGACCGCGCATCCTTTGCCCAACCAGATTATAATAAGTGGTGGGAGTTGTGGGAAGAAGAAGGTTGGCTTAGCTTGGGAAGAGCTCGGAACTTTGATTGGATGCATGTTCAGGCTGCGAAACTTTGATATTATAGGACAGGCACAATATTTAACCCACCACCTATTCCCTATCTTCACTCAAAATCTTGATTGATGAATGTAATTTGTCTTCATGATGTGGCTTTCTTCTCGCTAGTAGAAGAGGTTGTGGACCGCATCAAAGAAAAGCGGAGCATCGAGCACAACCGTTGGATTCTTCCCAATGAAGCCATGTCGGTGCTCGGAATCAAAAGTAAGACCACCCTCCAGAAGCTTCGGGACGAGGGAAAAATCCGATTCTCCCAACCTCAGAAGAAGGTAATCCTCTATGATCGAGAATCCCTCCTAAAGTATTTAGACACCCATTCAAAAGACGTGTTCTAATGGATGACTACGAAGAAGCTGACTCGACCGCGGAGTACGAAAACGAATTGGATGAGGTTGAGTATGCCAAAGGATTCAATTGGGGTTATGTGATTGGAGAGCATAACCCAACGCTTGCTCAAGAACTCATGAGGGACTTGGAGCATGATGGCGGACGTGGGAGTGGGTTGATAGCGGGATTCCGAGAGTTATTTCGTGAGAAAGAGCAGGATAGGATGACTGATCTGGATAGTTTGAGGAGTAGAGATCAGCAGAAGCGCGACTTAGAACGATGATGTGATAGCCTAAA
This DNA window, taken from Flavobacteriales bacterium, encodes the following:
- a CDS encoding helix-turn-helix domain-containing protein, with the translated sequence MNVICLHDVAFFSLVEEVVDRIKEKRSIEHNRWILPNEAMSVLGIKSKTTLQKLRDEGKIRFSQPQKKVILYDRESLLKYLDTHSKDVF